aatttatcgtttccgttagtggcagaatttcacctcatagtgtcgagatgttttccataagtcctctacaaccttgttcttttcgtcgttggttttccaacaactccgttcgaaccttctcctaaagatgcttttgcaagctCATTTAAgatagaagatgttgttttctcctctgTTCATTCCATTCCAGTTCTCTcttttcttctggaggcattgtgttgttgctctcttcaacccttcttcttgttcttgtcaggaccttgttcttttcatgcttatccattttaaccggagtgtcgcgtcctcttttcaagtatcctctcatcttgtcaagatcatgttcaattccttccatttccaATTGGAGTGTTGCCGTAATGGTTTTTTGtcattccttgtacatcttgtttcaactggagtgcttgcatgtacttcttgtccattgaaacccttttcttatgtccatcaacctacaaggttcccataatgatccttgttcctcttttctaatagaGTGTTTGCAACTTTGTTCTTCTtagttgcattctttctttcaatctgttcaacctctcaaggctctttggtttcactcgtttgtcaaagaagcaacttagttttacctcttatcttcctcttccgttctccctccggtgccattctagatcacgggacgagatcctctcgtagtggtggagtgttgtgacgccccgagtccaATACGCCAAGTGTCCtacagttattcgctgttgttgcctagtcttttgctagcgtgtcgcatcttgtcatgtcatcgtgtgcattgcatcatcatgtttccaaaacttgcatccgtcccggtctcctcgttccgtcagttgtccgttctgagcccagacacacttgcacgcgcccgcggcatgtccgaaatagtattttataagtggcttaaaaatgttctcggaatgggttgaaagttggcgtgtggtcttattatagtgtagatagaccgcctgtcaagttttatcgcattcggagttcgtttgatagcccaaccgttaaactatagcggcattatagccgggcacacgtcagacattttcggtctccgaaaacagtcgctgggcctctccctcttctcttctctcagcctgaaGCTTTCTGCACAGTCTGCTATCTTCCGTCAGGCCCCGAAACCCTCTCTgcgcagtgcatcgaacccctcgcgcgcgtccggaagttgtcccgaacccgacacGGGGAGTCATCaccattggatccggatcatccccaaacatctataaaacatcaccgttttcttatttggactccctagcctattttccTGACCGTCCGATATTGATCGGAGGGACGAGTTAGCCCCTAACATAACCAACTTGCTTTTTATAGGTCAACCACTAGTCTATTTtgccaaaccctaaaatctaggacatttctccctgccgccgccgcactatctcccacctcgggatcctccccaaATCCAAAAATTCCCCTCGAGTTCCCAACCAGATCCACTCCTCCTTCCCTGTAGCTCCTCCTTTGCTTTCTCCTCGAACCCGTAGCAGCAACGGAGCAGGAGCCCTCGcgcccgagcctcaccgaccctgCAGGCTGCGCCCTCCGGCGACCCCGTCGCCGGCGATCACGGCGAGGACCGGCCTTGTCCCGCTCCTCCCCTCCCTATCTCTTTTCCTCCCCGTGCTTCTCTCTCACAGATCCCTCTCACAGGAATGATGCCATGGCCTCCCTTTTCCCCCGACTCCCTCACCTCTCTCTCCTCTTCAGGAACTCCACGATGTCGCCGCAGACCCAGCCATGGAGCCGCTGGATGCCGCCCTCTGCAGCACCGTTGCCAAGACCGTGGGCCACCGCGTCCGGAGATGGTCAGACCTGCCCCGGCCCGACGGCTTGCACCTCCCTCTGCGTCCTCCCCATCCCGCCGCTGCCGCGTCCGGCATCCTCGTCTTCGCGCCGCCGCCTCTGTTGTTCCGCTCGACTGCTGCCTCCAGTCGCCGGTGAGTAGCAGCCAGCGTCGTCCCTCCTGCCTCGCTTTCTCTCCCCCCGTGCTTCTCCTTTCTCCATCTCAGTGTCTCTCTCTGCTTCACAGGAACACCGACGCCCCGAACCAGCACCATGGAGACGCCACCATCACCTCCTCCACTGGATCTCCTTCACTCCGCCACCCTGCCGCTGGATCTGCCCGTTCCGGCCGGTTCCCGCCCGGCGCCGCGTTGAACCCATGCCTCCTCCGCTGCCGTTCTTCTTCAGCGAGATGCAGCAGCGCTGCATCGAGCGCTTGACCACCACACATGTGGGTCACCAGCTGGGCTCTAGATCAGGCCCAACGCGCCTCCTCCCCACTgacttgggcttggcccatggtgagggcACCCCACGCCCCTCCTTTTTCCCCTCCTGTTGGGCTAGGCTGCCAGTTTGGGCATGTATAGTTTTTTTAGGCTGTGTGAATTTCTGTAATATTCCAGTGTAAAACAGTTTTACAGAAATGCCATTTTCTTGCATTGCTCATAATTAAATAACCGTGCACCGGATTAAAATGATCTCTATATGAAACAggcctagaatttcatctagtttcataatttgcaactttcatccatgtgtGAAATGtttaaatgttgtttgtttaaattttgcctattgccatgctaaaatgatccattccataacttaataaccgtagctccaaacctaacaaactttatatataaatggggtgaaaaaaatgcctagattatcatggtggctttactttgcatgtttaaaaactctaaaatttcgtttagggcagaacagtaccaaaccttaaaatatgcatatggggttttaccggaattgttgtttgttgtttccggcctcatttaaacttgcctagatagatagttttgttgtgattcaccccttgccatgttaatcaacattttatattgttgggtacataacgagatcgaactaaataatggaatgtggtgttttgtcaatatgcatcccgatgcatattgagctccatttaacttgtagtattgtttgtgcatgttgccatgccatgcttcattaaaccggacatgcatcatatttggttgtgcatcatgtcatgcttatgtggtggttgttttactatgttgtttgttttctttccggtgtacttcttctcggtaatccggtaacgttgcgtttgtgaggatccataggctacgtctgtttatcttcttcatggactcgttcttcttatttgcgggatctcaggcaagatgaccataccctcgaaatcacttctatcttttcttgctagttgctcgctcttttgctatgcctatgctgcgatacctaccacttgctatatcatgcctcccatattgctaagccaagcctctaacccaccttgtcctagcaaaccgttgtttggctatgttaccactttgctcagcccctcttatggcgttgttagttgcaggtgaagattggagttgttccttgttggaatatggatattttgttgggatatcacaatatctcttatttaattaatgcatctatatacttggtaaagggtggaaggctcggccttatgcctggtgttttgttccactcttgtcgccctagtttccgtcatatcggtgttatgttcccggattttgcgtttcttacacggttgggttataatgggaaccccttgacagttcgctttgaataaaactcctccagcaaggcccaaccttggttttaccattcgccacctagccttttcccttgggagtcgcacatcccgagggtcatctttattttaacccccccccccccggaccagtgctcctctgagtgttggtccaaactagaaccCTGTGCAGcggcccctcggggaaactcgaggtttggttttagttgtatggaggaCTCAtctgattgtgccctgagaacgagatatgtgcagctcctatcgggatttgtcggcacattcgggcggtgttgctggacttgttttaccattgtcgaggatgtcttgtaacctggatgccgagcctgatcagattgtcttgggagaaggaatatcctttgttgaccgtgagagcttgtgatgggctaagttgggacacccctgcagggatttgaactttcgaaagccgtgcccgcggttatgggcagatgggaatttgttaatgtccggttgtagaaaacctaaagttgaccttattttaaaatgtatcaaccgcgggtgtaaccgtgatggtctcttctcggcagagtccgggaagtgaacacggtgttggagttatgattgacgtaggttgttctaggatcacttcttgatcatagttttatcgaccgtgccttgccttctcttctcgctctcgtttgcgtatgtttagccaccatatatgctagtcgcttgctgcagctccacctcataccttttaccttacccataagcttaaatagtcttgatcgcgagggtgtgagattgctgagtccccgtgactcacagatacttccaaaaccagtttacaggtgccgatgataccgtgcaggtgaagcaaccgagctcaaggaTGAGCCAgttgaagatcgtgtttgttatgttgttccatttccagttgatcagtagtggagcccagtcgagacgatcggggatctgtgtagcatttggggtagtattcttttattttggttccgtggacggaccttgagtgtatttggatgaatgtaatgctttattcatgtatttgtgtgaagtggcgattgtaagccaactatgtatccctttcccttatgtattacatgggttgtgtgaagattacctcacttgcgacattgctttcaatgtggttatgcctctaagtcatgcttcaacacgtgggagatatagccgcatcgagggcattacaagttggtaatcagagccttccctgaccttaggagccccctgcttgatcgaatcgttggcgttgttgagtctagaaatatgttttgagtcatttaggaattatatatcggagttaggaattctttttcttcccagtcccttcatcgctctggtaaggcatcctgacgtagagttttgactcttctcttctcaaatttcactaaattttttaggatcacgctggtatcttggaatcgttctgatggttttgtgatgagaacattgttcttggtgcctcctgacatttaggggttgtggcagtgtcctggggagttgagctccgaggtgttgtcatcacaattttatcattgcagttctggaatacctgagtttcgccgacatcgaaaatctcttttatgcagttgttggtgagataaccttggcgccacccagtactggggcgggagttcaggagtattgccataacacGTATAACgcatgcttttcgaaggttgaggtaaatgatttccgaagttttcttggtaaTGTGTTGTAGGATGGATACaattggatgtaggatttgctagct
The window above is part of the Triticum aestivum cultivar Chinese Spring chromosome 2A, IWGSC CS RefSeq v2.1, whole genome shotgun sequence genome. Proteins encoded here:
- the LOC123185372 gene encoding uncharacterized protein; amino-acid sequence: MEPLDAALCSTVAKTVGHRVRRWSDLPRPDGLHLPLRPPHPAAAASGILVFAPPPLLFRSTAASSRRNTDAPNQHHGDATITSSTGSPSLRHPAAGSARSGRFPPGAALNPCLLRCRSSSARCSSAASSA